The DNA region CCACCGGCGACGGCAAGCCGGTCACCACCTGGCCGTTCGCCGCCCCCGGCGGCAAGCCGGCCGCGCTGACCTGGAACATCACCGACACCCTCGCCGAGAACGGCCCGGTGGACGTCCGCGCGGTGTTCACCGACGGCACCGCCACCGACGCCACCGAGCCGAACACCGTCACCGTCGACCGGAACGCGGGCACCGCGCCGGAGACCGCCATCGGCCCCGGCCAGGTCAACACCCTCACCGGTGACCTCGGCGTCTCCGCCACCGACGCCGAGGGCTTCGGCCTGAGCGCCGAGCGCTCCTCCTCCTCCCGCCGGCCCGCCAACGGCTCGGCCCAGGAGGGCCAGGCGGCGATCTTCGGCCCGCAGTGGAGCTCCGGCACCACCGCCGAGATCACCGACGCCGCCTACTCCTACGTCCGCCGGACCTCGGCGACCTCCCTCTCGGTGGTCTCCGCGGACGGCTCCGAGGTCGGCTTCACCGCCACCGGCGCCGGCGGCTGGAAGCCCGAGCCGGGCGCCGAGGACCTCACCCTGACCGGTGCGCTCACCGGGGCCTTCACCCTGAAGGACACCGCCGGCACCACCGTCACCTTCGCCAAGGTCGACCCGGCCGCCACCACCTGGCAGGCCTCCGGCTCCTCGCTGCCCAGCGACAACTCCACCACCTCCGTGGTCTCGGAGAAGGTCGTCGCCGGCGGGAAGACCCTGGCCCGCCCGAAGTACGTGGTCGCGCCGACCTCGGCGACCGCCTCCGCCACCTGCTCCGCCGTGCCGTCCACGGCCGGCTGCCGGGTGCTGGAGTACGTCTACGCCGACGCCACCACCGCGACCCCGTCCGCGCTGGGCGACGTCACCGGCCAGGTGAAGCAGATCCGCCTGTGGTCCACCGACCCGGGCGCCGCCACCGCCACCCCCGTCGTCGTCTCCCAGTACGCCTACGACGAGCAGGGCCGGCTCCGCGAGGTCTGGGACCCGCGGACCAGCCCCGCGCTGAAGACCGCCTACGGCTACGACGCGGCCGGCCGGGTCACCAGCGTGACCGAGCCCGGCGAGCTGCCGTGGACCCTGGAGTACGGCAAGGCCGGCAACGCCGCCACCGCCGGGGAGGGCATGCTGCTCGCCGCCTCCCGGCCCACCCTCAAGCAGGGCGGCAAGGACGTCACCGACGGCACCGCGACCACCTCGGTGGTCTACGACGTCCCGCTGAGCGGCGCCAACGCGCCGTACCCGCTGGCGCCGTCCGACGTCGCCGCCTGGGGCCAGACCGACGCCCCGACCGACGCCACCGCCGTGCTGCCGCCCGACGCCGTCCCGCCGGGCCACGACGGCAAGGCGCTCGGCACCGCCGCGTACACCCGCGCCTCGCTGACGTACACCGACGCCTCCGGGCGCGAGGTCAACACCGCCACCCCCGGCGGCGGGATCACCACCACCGAGTACAACTCCTTCGGCAGCCCGGTGCGCACCCTCTCCGCGGAGAACCGCGTCCTCGCGCTGGCCACCACCGGCACCGACCTCGCCAAGCTGCGCGCCCTCGGCATCGCCGGCCGCCCGACGGCCGACCGCGCCCAGGTGCTCTCCTCGCTCTCGGTCCACTCCGCCGACGGCAAGCGGCTCACCGAGCAGTACGACCCGCTGCAGCTGGTCACCCTGGAGCACGACCTGGCCGCCTCCGGGACCTCCCCGGCGCTGGCCGCCGGCGCCGAGGTCGCGGCCCGCGCCCACACCGTGACCGCCTACGACGAGGGCCGCCCGGCCGGTGCCGCGGTCAGCGACCGCTCCACCTCGGTGACGGTCGGCGCGCGGATCGACGGCTACGCCGCCGACGCCGACGCCCGCACCACCGCGACCGCGTACGACTGGGCCCAGGGCCTGCCCACCCGGTCCGTGCAGGACCCGGCCGGCCTGAAGATCACCACCGCCACCGGCTACGACGCCTCCGGCCGGGTGACCTCGCAGAGCCGCCCGAACTCCAACGGCTCCGACGCGGCCACCACGGTGACCGCCTTCTACGCCGCGACCGGCACCGGCCCGTGCGCCGGCCGCCCGGAGTGGGCCGACCTGGTCTGCTCCACCGGCCCGGCCGCGCAGATCGCGGGCGGCGGCGCCAACCCGCTCCAGACCCCGACCAAGACCTTCCAGTACGACCGCTGGGGCAACGTCTCCGTGGTCACCGAGACCGCCAACGGCGTCACCCGCACCACCACCCGGACCTACGACGCCGCCGGCCGCCCGGTGAAGGTCGCGGTCTCCGGCGGCACCGGCGCCCCGGTCGCCGACACCGTCCTCGGCTACGACCCCGCCACCGGTGAGGTCGCCACCATCGCCGACGGCAAGGCCACCGTCACCCAGGCCTACGACCGCCTCGGCCGCCAGGTCTCCTACGACGACGGCGCCGGCAACGTCACCACCACCGAGTACGACAGGCTGGACCGGGTGGTGAGGAAGTCGGACTCCGTGCCGTCCACCACCACCTACGGCTACGACACGGCCAAGGACCCGCGCGGCCTGCCCACCACGCTGACCGACTCGGTCGCGGGCACCTTCACCGCCGGCTACGACGTCGAGGGCCGGCTGGTCTCCCAGACCCTGCCCGGCGGCAACACCCTGACCAACACCTACGACAGCCGGGGCATCCAGACCGGCAAGACCTACACCACCCAGTCGGGCACCGTCCTGCTGGCCGACACCGCGGACTACACCGTCCACGGGCAGCAGGCCGGCCGGACCCAGACCGACGGCAACAGCACCGGCAGCACCTACACCTACGACTCCACCGGCCGCCTGGTCAAGGCCGCCGACAGCACCGGCCTCGCCTGCGCCACCCGGTCCTACGCCTTCGACCGGAGCAGCAACCGGACCAACCGCACCAGCGTCACCGACGACTGCGACCCGGCCACCGCCGACGCCGTCACCAAGGCCGAGAACCACGGCTACGACACCGCCGACCGCCTCACCGACGCCGGCTACGCGTACGACGCCTTCGGCCGCACCACCGCACTGCCCAAGGGCGCCGAGCTGAGCTACCACGTCAACGACCTGGTGCGCAGCGAGACCCTCGGCGACACCCGCAGGACCTGGGACCTCGACGCCTCCGGCCGCCTCGCGGCCACCACCACGGAGACCAGGGGCACCGACGGCGTCTGGGCGGTCACCGCGCTGACGACCAACCACTTCGACAGCGGCACCGACAGCCCCTCCTGGAGCAAGGACGCGGCCGGGAAGCTGACCCGCAACGTCCAGGACCTCACCGGCCGGCTGACGGCCGCCACCGGCACCGACGGCGGCGCGGTCCTGCTGCTGACCAACCTGCACGGCGACGTGTCGGTCCAGATGTCCCCGGACGGCACCCAGGACCTCGCCGTCTACCACTACGACGAGTACGGCGACGTCGTGGACGCCACCGGCTCGACCGGGTACGGCTGGCTCGGCGGGGCGCAGCGGGAGGCCGACGAGCTCGCCGGCCTGACCCTGATGGGCGTCCGCCTGTACGACCCGGCCACCGGCCGGTTCCTGCAGACCGACCCGCTGCTGGAGGGTTCGCCGAACGCCTACGGCTACCCGGTCGACCCGATCACCATGGACGACCTGACCGGGATGTCCTGGCGGAAGAAGTGGGTGGCGTACTTCAGCCGGGCCGAGGGCAACACGATCGGCACCCTGCTGTACGTGGCCGGCAAGATCAGCCAGGGCATCTCCAAGATCCTGCGCAAGCTCCCGCACTGGGCCGCCCGGGCCGCCGGGTACGTCCTGTGGGCGCTGAGCTACCTGATGAAGAAGGTCGGGAAGCAGTTCCTCAAGGCCGCCAACAAGCGCGGCAGCCACGGGGTGCGGTTCACCTTCGGGATCTGGAAGTCCAGCCACTGGTGGGTGCCGGACCGCCCGATCTACCGGGTCGACCCGCGGTACTGAGCCGCGGTACCGATCGCGGTACCGACCCGCGGTGCCGATCGCGGTACCGATGGACGGCGGATGACCTGATCACCCGCTGATGCAGGACAGGTGGGCCGGCCCGGGGGGACTCCCCCGGGCCGGCCGCGTTCCGTGCCGTGCCGTGCGGTGCGGTGCGGTGCTGTGCGGTGCCGTGCCGTGCCGTGCCGTGCGCGCCGCCGTACCCGCGGTGCGGGTGCCGGTGCCGTCCCGCCCGCGCTACTTCGCGGTCTTGTCCGCCGCCGCGGCCAGTCCGGCCGACCACTTCTCCTCGACGTTGCCGAGCTTCCAGTAGGCGATCGCCGCCACCCAGGTCAGCACGAACAGGCCGACGATGGCGTAGCCGACGAAGTTGAGGTCCAGTCCGCCGATCCAGGCGACCGGCCCGCTGGTGACGTCGAGCTTCTCGCCGAGCAGCCCGATCAGCTCGATCGAGCCGATGACCAGGGCGACCAGCACCGAGAGCCCGGTGACGGTCAGGTTGTAGTAGATCTTCCGGACCGGCTTGGAGAACGCCCACTCGTAGGCGAAGTTCATGAACGAGCCGTCGATGGTGTCCAGCAGGCTCATGCCCGCCGCGAACAGGACCGGCAGCACCAGCAGCGCGTACCAGGGCAGCTGGAACGCGGCCGCGCCGCCGGCGAGCACCAGGAGCGAGACCTCGGTGGCGGTGTCGAAGCCCAGGCCGAACAGCAGGCCGACCGGGTACATGTGCCAGGGCTTGGTGACGGCCCTGGTCACCCGCCCGAGGACGCGGTTCATCAGCCCGCGCTTCTCCAGCTGCTCCTCCAGCTCCGCCTCGTCGAACTCGCCCTCGCGCATCTTGCGGAACACCTTGAGGATGCCGTTGAAGGCCCCCAGGTTGATCAGGCCGAGCAGGAGCAGGAAGGTCCCGGAGACGGTGACGCCGATCAGGCCGGTCGTGTCGTGCAGGGTGGAGTCGTCCGCCTCCACCTGCCCCGCGAGCGACTTGATGCCGAAGGCGAGCAGCGCGCAGAGGCCGAAGACGATCGAGGAGTGGCCCAGCGAGAACCAGAAGCCGACCGAGAGCGGGCGCTTGCCCTGGCCCATCAGCTTGCGGGTGGTGTTGTCGATCGCGGCGATGTGGTCCGCGTCGAAGGCGTGCCGCATGCCGAGGGTGTACGCGGTGAGGCCCATGCCGGCGCCGAACGCCTGGCCGCCGACGTCGTAGTGCTCGGGGGCGATGACCGCGAGCAGGGTGAACCAGCCGATCACGTGCAGCGCGAGGATGAACCCGCCCATGCCTGCCAGCCGGATCCACTCCTCACGGGTGAGCCGGTCGCGCCAGCGGGGGCCGGTCATCGGATAGTCCTCTCGGGTGGGGGCGGAAAGCTGGGCCATCTTTCCCCCAGGTGGGAAGCAGGTGCAAGTCATGTGCAAGGACGACCCGCTCGCCGGAGCCGCCGGACCCCCGCCCGCTCACCGGGCGCGCGCCCGCTTCCTCCCCTACCGTCGGAGTACCGACGCCGCGACGCGGACCGGGCCCGCCGGACCCGGCCGCCCCGCACGGCACGCCGACCGGGACTCGATGGGAGCGGCCATGCCCTCGTACCCCTACCGCACCACCCGCGAGGACCTCCGCGTCCCCCTCCCCGACGGCACCGAGCTGTACGCCCGCGTCTGGCGGCCGGTGACCGACGAGCCCGTCCCCGCCCTGCTGGAGTACTCCACCGGCCGCCTCACCGACTGGACCGCCACCGAGGACGCCCGCCGCCGGCCCTGGTTCGCCGGCCACGGCTACGCCGCCGTCCGGGTCGACGCCCGCGGCCACGGCAACTCCGGCGGACTCCCGCCGACCGACCCGGACCGCGAGGCCGAGGACGGCGCCGAGACGGCCCGCCGGCTCGCCGACCAGCCCTGGTGCAACGGCCGGATCGGCCTGCTCGGCGCCGGCGCCGCCGGCGACGTCGCCCTGCTGATCGCCGCCCGCGCCCCCGACGCCGTCCACGCCGTCGTCACCGCCTGCCCCGACGGCCCGCACCGGCTCGGCGGCGCCGTCCTCGCCGCCGACGGCCACACCCGCGCCACCGCCCACCTCGCCGACGCGGCCCGCCCACCGGACCCGCAGTACGTCGGCGACGACTGGCGGGCGATGTGGCTCGCCCGGCTCGACTCCCTCGAACCACCGCTCGCGGACTGGCTGGCCGCCCCGCCGGACGCCCCGGTCCCGGCCGCCGTCCCCACCCTCGCCGTGGCCGGCTGGTCCGACCCGTCCGCCACCCGCCTGCTGGAACTGCTCACCGCCGCGGCCGCCCCCGCCCCCGTCCGCGCCGTCCTCGGCCCCTGGGAACACGGCCTGCCCGACGAGCTCCTCCCCGAGGCACTCCGCTGGTACGACCACTGGCTGCGCGACATCGACACCGGAGCCCTCGCGACCCCCGCCCTGCGGAGCTGGCTCTCCACCCGCTGGACCGCCGACGACCCCTGGCCCTCACCCGACGTCCGCGACGTCCACTACGGACTCGACGGCCCGCTGCGCGCCGCCGGCACCGCCTCCGACGACCGCTGGGTACAGGTCCGCTCCCCCCAGCACACCGGCCTCAACGCCGGCGCCTACGTCCGGGCCGGCCGCACCGCCGACCAGCCGCCCGACCAGCGCGAGGAGGACGGGCGCTCCGTCTGCTTCGACTCGCAGCCGCTGCCCGAGGCGGTCGAACTCCTCGGCGCCCCGGCCCTCAGCCTCCGGCTGCGCCCCGGCTCCCGCCCCGCCCTGATCGCCGCACGCCTCTGCGCCGTCGCGCCCGACGGCACCTCCGTACTCCTCACCCGCGGCCTGCTCTCCACCCTCGGCGCCCGCATCGACGACGCACTGCCCCTGGCCGTCCCCCTCGCCGCCGTCGGCCGCACCGTCCCGCCCGGCCACCGGCTGCGACTCGCCCTCTCCTCCGCGTACTGGCCGTGGGCGTGGCCCGACCCCGAACCGGACGGCTTCGCACTCGACCCGTCCCACTCCGCACTCACCCTCCCGGTCCGCCACCTGGCCGCCGACCGCGACGGCGAACCGATCACCTTCGCCTCCCCCACCCTCCCGCTCCCGCCACCGCTGCACACCACCGACCCGCTCGCCTCCCGCCCCGAACGCCTCACCGTCCACGACATCGGCCGCCGCGAGTGGCGCACCGAACTCTCCCCCGCCACCGACGGCACCCGCACCCACCCCGACGGCCTCGTCCGCGACGAACGGACCGTCACCGCCTACCGCGTCCTCACCGCCACCCCCCTCAGCGCCCAGGCCCGCACCGACCGCACCGTCCGGCTCGAACGCCCCTCCATCGGCTGGGACGCCACCGTCCACACCCGCACCGAACTCCGCTGCGACCCCACCCACGTGATCGCCCGCACCCACCTCCGCGCACTGGAGGGCGGGGACGTCGTCTTCAGCAGGGAATGGCACCACCGCATCCCCCGCTGAACACCCCGCCCAGCCCGACCCGCGGGCCGGACATCCGAGCTACTGTGGATGTCATGACTGCGGCCTACGAGGACGTCCCCTTCAGCGAGCTGCTCCACCGGCCCGCCGCCACCACCGGCAGACTCGACGCCGTCCGGGCCCTGAGACTCCGGCGTCGCGACGCCGGAGACCTCGCCCTGATGCGCGTCGACCAACTGGAACAGGACGCCACCGTCGTCGACTTCACCTCCCGTCTGCTCACCGGGCTGGTGCGGACCGGGAACAGCGCCGCCCTGCGCGCCGCGATCCCCGAAGCCCTCCCCTGGGTCACCTTCCTCCCCGAGGAGGACGTCGACCTGCTCCTCACCGAGTTGGTGGACGTCACCCGTGGCGCGGTCGCCCTCGACAACCTCGCCCCCATCGCCCTCCTGCTCGCCCAGTGGCGCCACAGTGCCGAGGTCTACGCCGACCCTGCCCTGCATGCCCTCCTCGTCCGCGAGCCGGACGGCGACCTCGGCCCCGTCCCCCCACCCGGGGGCGACGCATGAGCCCGAAGCACGGTGACCGGGCCGCACCCCCTCCCCTGACCGGCGAATACGACCTTCGATTCGCCAACTCCGAGGCCGCCGAAGGCTGGGAACAACTGGCCCGGCAAGCTCCGGGGAACCTGCGTCGCGCCTTCGACCGGATCCGTTCCCATCCCCGGGCCTCCGACAACCCCACACGCCACCACCGCCTCAAAGGAACGCTCGGCACCGCCGCATTCAAGGGGCAGCCGCTGGAACGGTGGCAGTACGAGGTCACCGGAGGCGGCCGTCTCTGGTACCTGGTCGACCACGACAGCCGGACCGCCTGGATCACCTACGCCGGCACCGGCCACCCCAAGGCCACCGACTGACCGCCCGGGCGGCGTCCGTGCCACCCGGCCGGTTCCACCGTCCGCTCCCCCTGTCCTGCCGCCCCCTGTCGCTCCCCCCGTGCGGAGCGACAGGACAGCCCGGGGGAGGGCGGTGACCCGTCAGTTCCGCCAGACGGGGGCGGTGGCGACGGCCTTGAGCTGCTCCGGGGAGAGCGCGGGCGTGCCCGGCCGGAAGGTGTAGCCGTTCTCGCCGTTCCACTCGCTGACGGTCACGCTCCGGCCGTCCGGGTAGTACACCGCCGCCAGCCAGTGCAGCACCGGGTCGACGGCGGTCTTGCCGTTGCCGAACCGGTTGGTGACGACGAGCGTGCCGTCGGCCGGCTTCTCCCGGACCTCCAGCGGGGTCGGCGGGCCCTCCTCGGCGTACTTCCTCTCCTCCAGTCCGCGCGCTCCGGCCGGCTGCACCTGGACCGCGAGCATGCTGGTGCGGCCCTCGTACGTGACCAGGAGGGTGCCGTGCTCGGCGTCCTGCCCGGAGGCCTCCGCCCCCGGCGGAAGCACCCCGGCCAGCGCCGCGACCAGCTCCGGCGCCGCCGGGGTGGAGCCGTCGGGCCCCGGGGTGGCGGCCGGTGCGCCGGGCGACGGCGTGGCGACCTGCGCCGGCTTCGCCTTCGGCGCCTTCGGGTCGGCGGGCAGCGCCGCCACGACCCGGTCCCACTCCGGTGCGCTCATCATCGTGCCGAGCTGCTCCTCGACCAGCGGCGGCGCCTCCCGGTTCGGGGCGGCCGGCTGGCCGTTGTACTCGGTGACCCGCACCACGGTGCCGTCCGGCTCCGCCCGGGCCGCCTGCCACTTCCGCAGGCCGGTGACGTTGACGTCCCGCAGCTTGTCGATCACCGTCACGGAGCCGTCGGGGGCGACGGACCGGTCGCACCCCTCCTTCGGGATGCTGAACGGGTCCAGGCAGACGGCCGCCTCCTCCGGCTTCCGCGAACCGCGCTCGACGCTGTACGAGACCAGGCTCGCCCCCTTGCCGTCGTCGAACAGCAGCACGCCGAAGGTCTCGTGCACGTTCCCCGACGGGCCCGCCACCCCGGGCGTCTCCGCGGCCAGGACCGTCACCGATCCGGGCGGCAGCAGCCCCGTCACCAGCCCCACGACCTCCTCGGAGGTCATCGGCCGCACCCGCTCCCCCGACGGGCCGAACACGTCCGCCGCCGTACCGTCCGCGAGCAGCCCCACGCTCCCGGCCGCCAGCACCACCGCCGCCAGCCCCCCGGCGAGCACCGCCCGCCGCCGGCCGCGCCGCCGCCGGCCCACCCGCTCGGCCCCGGCGGCCAGCGTGAACAGCGCCGCCTCCGGCGCGAGGGAGGCCGCACCGCGCAGGGCCCGGGCGAACTCGTCCTCGAAACCGTCGACGCCGTCCGCGGACCCGTCGCACGACCCGTTCTCAACCGGCATGGCGCAGTACCGCCTTCTCCGTCGCCTCGGTCCCCAGCTTGTCCCGCATCCGGGCCAGCGCCCGGCTGCTCCGCGACCGCACGGCGGTGCTGCTGAGGCGCAGCACCGCCGCCGTCTCCTCCACGCTCCGGTCCTCCCAGAACCGCAGCACCAGCACCGCCCGGTCCTGCGCCGGCAGCTCGCCGAGCGCGCGGAGCAGCGTCAGCCTCAGCGCCGGGTCCGGGTCGGCGACGGCGATGTCCGGCAGCACGTCGGTGACCCGCTCGCCGCTGCTCCGGCGGCGGCGGTGGGAGAGGAAGGTGTTCACCAGGACCGTCTGCGTGTACCCGCTCGGGTTGTCGAGGCGCGAGATCCTGCGCCACTTGACGAAGACCCGCCCGAGCGCCTCCTGCACGAGGTCCTCGGCGAGGTGCGCGTCACCCCCGGTCAGCAGGAACGCGGTGCGCAGCAGTTGCCGCCCGCGTGAGGCCACGAAGGCCGGGAAGTCGGGCGGCCCCGGCTCGGCCACCCGGTCCCCCTCCGTCGATATGTGCTCCATACCCATCCAACGCGGTCGCCCGGCGGTCTTGTGGCACCGGTCGGAGGGGATCTTTCCACCGGCCCCCCGGCGGTCGGTGGTTGCTGGCAGGATGCAGCGGTGACGTCTACTCCCGCCTCCTCCGCCACGGCAGCCGACTACGGCTGGATCCGTTCCGCGCCCTCGCTCTTCGGCCACCTGCTGAGCACCGGTTACAGCATGGTGCTGGTGCGTGACGTCCTGCCCGAGCAGGTGCCCGGGCTCGTGGGCGCATCGCCGTGGGGCAGTTGCCGGGGCGCCGGCGAACTGGTCGACGCGCACGGCGACTTCCTGGAGGAGTGCGACGACGATCCCGAGTCCACGCTCCTCGGCGCGTCCGCCGTGCGGGACGCGGAGGGCCGCGACTGGGCGCTCGTCGTCGACCTCGGCGGCGACCTGGGTCTGCGGCCGGGTCCGATGGCGGCACTCTCCGCCGGTACGCGCGCCGTCGCGCACTACAGCAACGCGGGCAAGCCGATGGACTTCTTCCACTGGTACGAGGACGGGGAGCTGCGGACCGCCTTCGAGCACCCGGCCCACCGGGACGGCACCACCCCCGACGAACTGAACGGCGTGCTGCGCGAGCTCGGCCTCGACCCGGACGGGGACGGCGATCCCGCGCTCGACCGCAAGGCCGCGGTCCTGGCGCTGACGGAGCGCCTGACGGGCGTGCGGGTCACGGTGGAGCTGCTGGAGGCGGCCGAGTACCTGGCGTCCGAGCTGCCGGAGGAGCCGGTCGACGGCTCGGACGGCGTCCGCATCCACCTCGTTGACGAGCACGGCGCGCCGGTGGTGATCGAGTCCACCTGGGACCGGTGACCGCCCGGTGGCCGTCTCCCACAGCCTCGGCCTCGCCACCGCGTCGCCGGTCTCCGACGTGGCCGGGGTGCTGGCGCGGCTCGGGGCGGACCGCTCCTGGACGGCCGGACAGCTGGTCGGCGACGGCGCGCTGACCGGACGCGGCACGTGGGTGCGGGTGTACGGGACCCGGACGCAGTCCTGGCATCCGGTCGTCACCGACCTCGGGATCTCGCCCACGGTGCGGGTGGCGTTCCGGCTCGCGAAGACCGACGACCTGGCCGGCCAGGAGGACGACGTCGTCCGGCTGGTGGCGGCGCTGCTGGCGCGGGTGGAGGGGGACGCCGTCCTCGACTTCCACCACGAGACGGTGTGGCTGCTGCGCCGGGGAGGGGAGTTGAGCCTCCACGAGCGGGAGGACCTGTGGCCGCCGCAGCGACTGGCGGCGTTCGAGGGCCGGTCGTACCGCCGGGAGACGCACGCCTTCGCGGAGGAGTAGGGCCTGCTGTTCCTTGTGATCCTTGCCGGGGGCGCGGCGTGGGGTTCGCACGCCCCGGCCGGCGGGCGGTTCACGATGCGCGCTCTGACGCCACGGCTGCGGGGGTCTTCGAACGCGCCCTGACGCCGCAGACCGGGGGGCTCGGCGCCAGGGTTCGCACGCCCCGGCCCGCAGGCGGCCAGCGATGCGCTCCGACACCACAGCCACAGGGACCTCCGCACGCGCTCCGACGCCACAGGCCAGGGGGCTCGACGCCAGGGTTCGCACGCCCCGGCCGGCGGGCGGCCAGCGATGCGCTCCAACGCCGCAGCCACAGGGACCTCCGCACGCGCCCTGACACCACAGACCAGGGGGCTCGACGCCAGGGTTCGCACGCCCCAGCCCCCGGGCGGCCAGCGATGCGCTCCGACACCACAGCCACAGGGACCTCCGCACGCGCTCCGACGCCACAGGCCAGGGGGTCTTCGCCCGGGCCGCACCGGCCGATCCGCCGGTGCGGCCCCGACGGCTTCGGTGCCGGGTCTGCCGGCCCGCCCGGCTGCGCCGCTCTGCCACGCGAACGGCGACGTGCCCCGGTGGGTCAGCCAGGGCACGTCTGGTCAGGCAATGTCAGGGGCGTGCCCCGCGAGTCGGGCCGCGCATGGCGTCGCTCTCGTGGTCGTCGTCCGGGCGGTGGGGCATCCGCAGGGTGGCGACCACGCCGAGGGCGACGGTGGCGAAGGCGAGGAGGAGGAGAAGGGAGAGGGCGACGCCGACGAAGGCGCGGGCGACGCCGGGGTGGGTCAGGAGTCCCACGACGGGGCCGCCCCGTCCCGGTCACGGAGGAGGGTGAGCAGGTTGAGGAGGTTGAGGACGGTCGCGGTCGAGCCGTTGCCGAAGCGGACGAGGACGCGGCCGTCGACGATGCTGTCGGTGGTGGCGGAGGGCCAGACGATGCCCAACGGGCGGCCGCGTTCGTGGAGTTCGGCGAGGAGCGCAGTGACCTCGGCCTCGGTGTAGGTGCGCAGCCGGGGGTCGTCCGGCGCGATCGGCGGCTCGGGCCGGGCGCTCACGCGGCGGAGTCCAGCTCGAACCAGACGGACTTGCCGCGCTTGCGGGCGGCGGCGCCGAACCGGTGGGTGAGCGAGCGGACGAGGTGGAGGCCGCGGCCGGAGGTCGCGTAGGGGTCGGCGCAGGCGTCGGCGGCGGGATCGGCGCAGGCGCGGGGTTCGGGGAAGTGCGGGCTGC from Kitasatospora sp. NBC_00458 includes:
- a CDS encoding HoxN/HupN/NixA family nickel/cobalt transporter; translation: MTGPRWRDRLTREEWIRLAGMGGFILALHVIGWFTLLAVIAPEHYDVGGQAFGAGMGLTAYTLGMRHAFDADHIAAIDNTTRKLMGQGKRPLSVGFWFSLGHSSIVFGLCALLAFGIKSLAGQVEADDSTLHDTTGLIGVTVSGTFLLLLGLINLGAFNGILKVFRKMREGEFDEAELEEQLEKRGLMNRVLGRVTRAVTKPWHMYPVGLLFGLGFDTATEVSLLVLAGGAAAFQLPWYALLVLPVLFAAGMSLLDTIDGSFMNFAYEWAFSKPVRKIYYNLTVTGLSVLVALVIGSIELIGLLGEKLDVTSGPVAWIGGLDLNFVGYAIVGLFVLTWVAAIAYWKLGNVEEKWSAGLAAAADKTAK
- a CDS encoding DNRLRE domain-containing protein, whose product is MSHPSGTPPRPRAGSGLPAAPASRRRNGVLRNTAVALAVVLAAEAAAVIMTTGQAVAVTPEAPAPKPARALGPAEAGDVATAHLKARLENRRIEVTGERTEATTTWINPDGTTTLDMATGPVRYKDKSGRLQPIDVSLARQDDGSVKAKSHPLGLSLAGATPPAAAAGFKAAGAPAGDRQAPATPLVTLDDGSGTAMSLSWRGTLPSPTVDGTRARYENALTATDLVIESTRTGFEQFLELKNRSAVAANGSVTLTLDAAGLQARHNPDGSVSFLDPKTGEQRGQLPAPVMWDAQVDERSGDHTHTAPVGLKVTQNGNAVDLTLTPDAAFLADPKTVYPVTVDPAVNIGVGFDTFVQQGYATDVSSQTELKLGNNGSGQVARSFLQFPMAKISGKQITGGKLNLWNFHSWSCTAKGWEVWDTGSASTATRWTAQPGWNRKWATSTATKGYSSSCNDGWVNQDITALVKAWAGNGNANNTLGIRATDEGDPYGWKKFNSGNASSNTPYLSVTYNTPPAVSTLLTPADGALTGDSTPPLSAKATDPDGGNVLLDFEVWASNGTAALQTGHSAYAASGSTFTWTPGTALPAGAYKWRSRSWDGTANSAWSAFRSFTVDTTAPGATTIGSGDFPAGQWAGTPDAGGNYGGNFTFTPPTADVKDVQYRLDGGTWVTAATTGAPVTAKLTFKAGAHTVTAHSRDAAGNVSADRTYTFYAGKGAALVAPGAGERPARRTSLQAEGNTTYTGVRYQYRRGETDAWKDVPVADVATGDGKPVTTWPFAAPGGKPAALTWNITDTLAENGPVDVRAVFTDGTATDATEPNTVTVDRNAGTAPETAIGPGQVNTLTGDLGVSATDAEGFGLSAERSSSSRRPANGSAQEGQAAIFGPQWSSGTTAEITDAAYSYVRRTSATSLSVVSADGSEVGFTATGAGGWKPEPGAEDLTLTGALTGAFTLKDTAGTTVTFAKVDPAATTWQASGSSLPSDNSTTSVVSEKVVAGGKTLARPKYVVAPTSATASATCSAVPSTAGCRVLEYVYADATTATPSALGDVTGQVKQIRLWSTDPGAATATPVVVSQYAYDEQGRLREVWDPRTSPALKTAYGYDAAGRVTSVTEPGELPWTLEYGKAGNAATAGEGMLLAASRPTLKQGGKDVTDGTATTSVVYDVPLSGANAPYPLAPSDVAAWGQTDAPTDATAVLPPDAVPPGHDGKALGTAAYTRASLTYTDASGREVNTATPGGGITTTEYNSFGSPVRTLSAENRVLALATTGTDLAKLRALGIAGRPTADRAQVLSSLSVHSADGKRLTEQYDPLQLVTLEHDLAASGTSPALAAGAEVAARAHTVTAYDEGRPAGAAVSDRSTSVTVGARIDGYAADADARTTATAYDWAQGLPTRSVQDPAGLKITTATGYDASGRVTSQSRPNSNGSDAATTVTAFYAATGTGPCAGRPEWADLVCSTGPAAQIAGGGANPLQTPTKTFQYDRWGNVSVVTETANGVTRTTTRTYDAAGRPVKVAVSGGTGAPVADTVLGYDPATGEVATIADGKATVTQAYDRLGRQVSYDDGAGNVTTTEYDRLDRVVRKSDSVPSTTTYGYDTAKDPRGLPTTLTDSVAGTFTAGYDVEGRLVSQTLPGGNTLTNTYDSRGIQTGKTYTTQSGTVLLADTADYTVHGQQAGRTQTDGNSTGSTYTYDSTGRLVKAADSTGLACATRSYAFDRSSNRTNRTSVTDDCDPATADAVTKAENHGYDTADRLTDAGYAYDAFGRTTALPKGAELSYHVNDLVRSETLGDTRRTWDLDASGRLAATTTETRGTDGVWAVTALTTNHFDSGTDSPSWSKDAAGKLTRNVQDLTGRLTAATGTDGGAVLLLTNLHGDVSVQMSPDGTQDLAVYHYDEYGDVVDATGSTGYGWLGGAQREADELAGLTLMGVRLYDPATGRFLQTDPLLEGSPNAYGYPVDPITMDDLTGMSWRKKWVAYFSRAEGNTIGTLLYVAGKISQGISKILRKLPHWAARAAGYVLWALSYLMKKVGKQFLKAANKRGSHGVRFTFGIWKSSHWWVPDRPIYRVDPRY
- a CDS encoding CocE/NonD family hydrolase; its protein translation is MPSYPYRTTREDLRVPLPDGTELYARVWRPVTDEPVPALLEYSTGRLTDWTATEDARRRPWFAGHGYAAVRVDARGHGNSGGLPPTDPDREAEDGAETARRLADQPWCNGRIGLLGAGAAGDVALLIAARAPDAVHAVVTACPDGPHRLGGAVLAADGHTRATAHLADAARPPDPQYVGDDWRAMWLARLDSLEPPLADWLAAPPDAPVPAAVPTLAVAGWSDPSATRLLELLTAAAAPAPVRAVLGPWEHGLPDELLPEALRWYDHWLRDIDTGALATPALRSWLSTRWTADDPWPSPDVRDVHYGLDGPLRAAGTASDDRWVQVRSPQHTGLNAGAYVRAGRTADQPPDQREEDGRSVCFDSQPLPEAVELLGAPALSLRLRPGSRPALIAARLCAVAPDGTSVLLTRGLLSTLGARIDDALPLAVPLAAVGRTVPPGHRLRLALSSAYWPWAWPDPEPDGFALDPSHSALTLPVRHLAADRDGEPITFASPTLPLPPPLHTTDPLASRPERLTVHDIGRREWRTELSPATDGTRTHPDGLVRDERTVTAYRVLTATPLSAQARTDRTVRLERPSIGWDATVHTRTELRCDPTHVIARTHLRALEGGDVVFSREWHHRIPR